The Verrucomicrobiota bacterium genome contains the following window.
CGTCGAGACGCCACGCACGCCGCCACGCGGATGGTAGCGCCCCGTGAGAAACTCCGCGCGCGTCGGCGCGCACACCGGGCACACATAGAACCGGTCGAGCACCGCGCCGCCCCGACCGATGGAGTCGATGTTCGGCGTGCGAAGGTTCGTGTTGCCGTTCAGCGAGTAATCGCCCCAGCCGGAATCATCCGCGAGAAAGATGACGACATTGGGGCGGGGCGGCGGCTCGACCGGGGCTGCGGACACACCCGGCGCGGCGAGGCAAAGCAGCAGGAGCCATCGAAGTGCGGTCATGGTGCGGCAAGGGTTGCGGACTCAATCTTTCGCCACGGCGTCACGGTCGCGCGCGGAGATCCCGTCGAGGCGGCGTTTCATCTCGGCGAGCATCTCGGGCTTCTCGGCCGCGAGGTTCTTCGTTTCACCGGGATCGGAGGCGAGGTTGAAGAGTTCCTCGGTCGGTTGCGGCGCGGCCTTGTCCGCGTTGGCCTTCTGCTTGTTCGGACGTTGGTCCACGCCTTTGCGCACGACGAGCTTCCAGTCGCCATGCCGGACCATCTGTGCGCGGTAACCGGGCTCGGCGGAATAGAGCGTCCGCACGGGCCACGCCTTCTCCTGCTGTGCGAGCACGGGCCAGATATTCGCGCCGTCCCACTTGAGGTCGCCCTCGGGCTTCGCGCCGGCGAGGGCGCAGAGCGTGGGCATCCAATCCACTGCGTGCAGTGGCGTGTGGATGTCCGCCGGCTTGAGCTTCGCGGGCCAGTGCACGAGGCCCGGCGTCCGAATGCCTCCCTCGTAAATGGTCGTCTTGTGGCCGCGCCACGGTTTGTTGTCGTTGCCGACTTTGAGTTTGCCGTAATCGCCCGGATACGGGCCGCCCTGGTTTTCGCTTGGACCATGCGCGCCGTTGTCGCTGACGAAAATCACGAGCGTGTTCTCGCGAACCTGCCTTCGGTTCAGCGCGGCAAGCACCTGCCCGACGGCATCGTCCAGGTGTGAAGCGCACGCCGCGCGGAGCCGGTCGCCGGGGTCCGCGAGGTGCGAGTTCGTCTGCAGCCACTTCTCCGGCTCGCCGATCGGCACATGGATCGCCGTGAACGGGATGTAGAGGAAGAACGGCTTCGCGCCGCGCTGCTCGATCCAATTCACCGCCTCGCGCGCGATGAGGTCCGTCACATGGCCTTCCTCCTCGATCAGCCGGCCGTTGCGATGCCATGTGCGCTGGAAGGGTCCGTCCTTGTAGAGGTGCGTGTATGGCGTGACGCCGCCCGCGAGCGAGCCGTAGCCGTGATCGAAGCCGAACTTCTGCGGGCCTTCCTCCGGCTTCGAGCCGAGGTGCCACTTGCCCGTGATGCACGTGTCGTAGCCGGCTGACTTGAGCGCGCGGGCGACGGTGACGGTGTCCCACGGCAGCGCGCGCGGATTCTGCGCCGCGGTCACGCCGAAGCGGCTCGCGAACCGGCCCGTCATCAACGCCGCCCTCGTGGGGCTGCACATCGGGTGCACGTAGTGGGCTTCAAGCCGCACGGAGTTGTACGCGAGTTTTTCGAGGTGCGGCATCTTGTAACTCGATCCGTGCCACGGCACATCAGCCCATCCGAGGTCGTCGGCCATGAACAGCACGATGTTGGGCTGAGTCGCGGCGGACGCGCTCAACGCCGCAGCGCCAAGCGCAATGACGGTGCGAAGGAATATCGCGGGCTTCATTTCTTCTTCCTCTGTTTAGATTTCACGTAGTCGGGCCACTCGGTTTGCCTGCCCTCGGCACCGGCGAACTTCCACGCGGGCCACGTCCTTCGCGCCGAAACACGCGAGGTCGCCGTAGCCCAAGTCATCGCAAAGCACGAGCAGGATGTTGGGCGGCGACCCCGGGAAGACCGGCAACGCGGCGGCGCGAACGACCGACGCCAGCAAGACGATCCGGGTTCGCTTCATGGATGGCTCGCTTTCGGAAACTGGGAGCGCAACAGCGCCTCGGCTTCGCGCCGCGCGGCCGCCAGTCGCGGCTCGTCCACCACGTTGACCGTCTCGGCGGGCTCGTCCTTCTCCTCATAGAGCTCGCGCGCGATGGTCTCGCCGGATTTCCAGTCGCGCCATTCGGTGTAACGCACGCGCGCCGTGCGGACGCTCACGCCCATCGCGCGCGGGACTTTCTCGGGTTCTCGATCGAAGTAGGCCGGGCGCGGATGCTGCGTGAACGCGGCGGGCTTGACCGGCTTCGACGGGTCGTTGAGCACGGGAACGAGACTGTGGCCTTCGAGACCCGGCGGCTTGGGCAGGGCACAAAGGTCCACGAGCGTCGGAAACAGGTCCACCAGCTCCGCGAGCGCGCCCGTGCGCCGGCCCGCGTGCTTGGAACCGGGTGTCGCAATGAAGAACGGCACGCGCGCGTCGAGCTCGAAGTTGGAAGTCTTGCCCCACTGCGTGTGCTCGCCAAGGTGATAGCCGTGGTCGCCGACGAAGGTGATGATGGTGCGGTCCGCGGCGCCGCTGCGGTCGAGCGCGTCGAGCACCCTGCCAAGTTGCGCGTCGAGGTAGCTGATGTTCGCGAAGTATCCGTGGCGAATCTCGGCGACCTGCTCCGGGGTGAACGTGACTTGATTCGGCGGGATGCCGCGCAACTCGCGCCCGTCGTGGAAGGCGATGTCGGGCGCGCCCGAAGGCCGCGCGGGATTGAGCGGCGGCAGCTTCGCGCGATCGTAAAGGTCCCAGTATTTCTTCGGCGCATTGAAGGGCGCGTGCGGTTTCCAGAACCCGACGGCGAGGAAGAACGGCCGGTCCTTC
Protein-coding sequences here:
- a CDS encoding arylsulfatase, with product MKPAIFLRTVIALGAAALSASAATQPNIVLFMADDLGWADVPWHGSSYKMPHLEKLAYNSVRLEAHYVHPMCSPTRAALMTGRFASRFGVTAAQNPRALPWDTVTVARALKSAGYDTCITGKWHLGSKPEEGPQKFGFDHGYGSLAGGVTPYTHLYKDGPFQRTWHRNGRLIEEEGHVTDLIAREAVNWIEQRGAKPFFLYIPFTAIHVPIGEPEKWLQTNSHLADPGDRLRAACASHLDDAVGQVLAALNRRQVRENTLVIFVSDNGAHGPSENQGGPYPGDYGKLKVGNDNKPWRGHKTTIYEGGIRTPGLVHWPAKLKPADIHTPLHAVDWMPTLCALAGAKPEGDLKWDGANIWPVLAQQEKAWPVRTLYSAEPGYRAQMVRHGDWKLVVRKGVDQRPNKQKANADKAAPQPTEELFNLASDPGETKNLAAEKPEMLAEMKRRLDGISARDRDAVAKD
- a CDS encoding sulfatase; the protein is MRPATSLFLRAGLLCALGGFTSVGATTKPNVLFIMADDFRPDLASYGSPALTPNLTRLARRGVQFDRAYCQQAVCNPSRSSMLTGRRPDTLRIWNNGTHFRELNPDATTLPLWFKEHGYHTRCVGKIFHNWHTKEKGDARSWSAPEFLHYATHGEDDARVTGPLPPNVASPSPRQYTSVPLYECRDVPDEAYYDGRVAAEAVRVLDEVKDRPFFLAVGFWKPHAPFNAPKKYWDLYDRAKLPPLNPARPSGAPDIAFHDGRELRGIPPNQVTFTPEQVAEIRHGYFANISYLDAQLGRVLDALDRSGAADRTIITFVGDHGYHLGEHTQWGKTSNFELDARVPFFIATPGSKHAGRRTGALAELVDLFPTLVDLCALPKPPGLEGHSLVPVLNDPSKPVKPAAFTQHPRPAYFDREPEKVPRAMGVSVRTARVRYTEWRDWKSGETIARELYEEKDEPAETVNVVDEPRLAAARREAEALLRSQFPKASHP